A portion of the Celeribacter baekdonensis genome contains these proteins:
- the bluB gene encoding 5,6-dimethylbenzimidazole synthase: MTTSHIGQFSQAFRNDLHALLRWRRDVRRFRTDPVDEAVLAKCLDAFSLAPSVGLSQPWRIVRLNSETARQVALENFEAANAEALAGYHGETAKHYAGLKLTGMREAPVQIAVFCDEATTEGKGLGVATMPEMLRYSVVSAIMQFWLMLRAEGIGLGWVSILDPKALCRDLEVADTWALVGYLCIGHPEEDTEQPELERLGWEQRHPCPDILNR; the protein is encoded by the coding sequence ATGACGACATCTCACATCGGCCAGTTTTCACAAGCATTTCGAAACGATCTGCATGCGCTGTTGCGCTGGCGTCGGGACGTGCGTCGGTTTCGCACCGATCCGGTGGATGAGGCGGTGTTGGCCAAATGTTTGGATGCCTTTTCCTTGGCACCGTCTGTTGGGTTGTCGCAGCCTTGGCGGATTGTGCGGCTGAACTCAGAGACCGCGCGCCAAGTTGCACTCGAAAATTTTGAGGCTGCGAATGCCGAGGCTTTGGCCGGGTACCATGGCGAAACGGCCAAGCATTACGCGGGTCTGAAACTGACCGGAATGCGCGAAGCCCCGGTGCAAATCGCGGTGTTTTGCGACGAGGCGACGACGGAGGGCAAAGGCTTGGGCGTGGCGACCATGCCCGAAATGCTGCGCTACTCGGTGGTCTCCGCGATCATGCAATTTTGGCTCATGCTGCGCGCCGAAGGCATTGGATTGGGCTGGGTGTCGATCCTTGACCCAAAGGCGCTCTGCCGCGACCTTGAAGTGGCAGACACCTGGGCTCTGGTCGGCTATCTTTGCATCGGGCACCCCGAAGAAGACACGGAACAACCGGAATTGGAACGCCTGGGGTGGGAACAACGTCACCCTTGCCCGGACATTCTGAACCGTTAA
- the rpsP gene encoding 30S ribosomal protein S16: MAMKIRLARGGSKKRPHYSIVASDARMPRDGRFIEKLGTYNPLLPKDSEDRVKMDLDRVKYWLGQGAQPTDRLARMLEAAGVLEKKVRANPNKAKPGKKAVERAEEKAAKVAAAAEAAAAPAEAAAEE, encoded by the coding sequence ATGGCTATGAAAATTCGTCTCGCCCGCGGCGGTTCCAAAAAGCGCCCTCACTATTCCATCGTTGCATCCGACGCGCGTATGCCGCGTGATGGCCGCTTTATCGAAAAGCTGGGCACCTACAACCCGCTCTTGCCGAAAGACTCCGAAGATCGCGTCAAAATGGACCTCGATCGCGTGAAATATTGGCTCGGCCAAGGCGCACAGCCGACCGACCGTTTGGCTCGTATGCTCGAAGCTGCTGGCGTTCTTGAGAAAAAAGTCCGCGCCAACCCGAACAAAGCCAAGCCGGGCAAAAAAGCCGTTGAGCGCGCTGAAGAGAAAGCTGCAAAAGTGGCTGCTGCCGCTGAAGCTGCTGCCGCTCCGGCCGAAGCTGCTGCTGAGGAATAA
- a CDS encoding chorismate mutase: MSNDVTRAQELLKEHRESIDRLDAILVYTLGERFKHTQAVGRLKAAHDLPPSDPDREAKQIARLEDLAKRADLDPEFAKEFLKFIIQEVIHHHEKHQDC, from the coding sequence ATGAGCAATGACGTCACCCGCGCTCAGGAGCTCCTCAAAGAGCATCGCGAAAGCATCGACCGGTTAGATGCGATCCTTGTCTACACATTGGGCGAGCGGTTCAAACACACACAGGCTGTCGGGCGGCTCAAAGCCGCACACGACCTGCCGCCTTCTGATCCCGATCGGGAGGCCAAACAAATTGCCCGGCTCGAAGATTTGGCCAAACGTGCCGATCTTGACCCGGAATTCGCAAAGGAATTCCTGAAATTCATCATTCAGGAAGTCATTCACCATCACGAAAAACACCAAGATTGCTGA